Part of the Zygotorulaspora mrakii chromosome 2, complete sequence genome, TTTAATTACCTCCTTCTCCAATATCCTGGTCCTTTTGGCCTTGGCAAACTTAGCAGCCTTCAATATGTGCGTAGCATTAACCCAGTCGtcatttttccttttcattacCGATCCAGTCGGATGTATGAATTCATACACATCCACCCCGGAATATTTGGCAGAGTATATCTGATTACCTGACATAGTCAATTACCTCTCTCAATGGGGGCTATTTTGAATTAAATGCGATTTGTTTTTACGTCGTATTACCGAAATTGAGCGCACTAAAAAATGACGGAAAAGAAACACCTCTGTGGCACCTCTTATATAGACACTCCTTTATTCTTTTAATTAAACCTATGAAAACACTTACTAGTATTACTGTTGTTATGTTTGAATCAATAAGTTGTGCCGTTTGTTCTCTCAATCCCTCATCCATTTCCATCCTTTGTTTTCATCAGGTTACCCGGTATGATGAACACACTTATAAGGGCCATACCATGCGGTGGTAAGTTTATTGAGATAATGGAAAAATAAGAGAAAAcaaatcatcaattgtGGCACAAGCACCTATTCAAATACAGAGCGTTGGTGTTCTACTCAATTGCTATTTTAAAGGGGTAAATAACATCATGCACAGTGCAAGGCAAGTCTAATCATCTCTTGAGTTTTCAGGGGAGCATTTAACTGGTATCTTTAAATCGGTGGCTCCCGTGGCGAAAGAACTTAAAGAATGGGATTTGCAGCCAATCTTAAGTGAAAGGCTACAGCAAATGGACAAGTCTACATTATAGCTACAGGAATTTGAGCCTGCGTCCTGTCGCGGAAACCAGCATCGTTTATGTATAGGGCTTGCCTCTATGCGGACGTCGGCGgctaaaaaaagagaatgaaagCATTGATTTGCATCTCTTATGTCGATTTTTACATTGCACCTATCTCTTTCTATAGCCTGAGTGTGTATGTAGAGTAAGTATCGAATGGTGACCAAAAGATAAGAGCTTCTATAAGTGCAAATGAGGGAGAATCAAGTAATATTTAAAGTGCCACCACAATCCTTTCAATCTTGAGAAAAATTCGATTTTAAGACAGAAAGTAACATTATAAAGCAATTTTGCTGGAAGCTTGACCCAGAAGTGCCTCAGTATTGAGCAAGTCAAATCATTCATTAATGCATGGTGATAAGTTCTGCAGAGTGACAAATCATACCGAAACCTTCGGTTAAGACTGGCCAGATACTTACTGCACCATTCGAGCTGCTCTAAACTGATACTGTCAGTAATTTGTTATACTAAATAATTAATATGGATATTTATATAAAATGCATTTGTACCCGCCAATGCCTGTAGTCTTAATTATTCCAAAAGTATGTCCCTTAGTTTTCCGATATCATGTAAACTGAAGTGCAACTcgttcaagaaaaaatgcTCGACAGATTTGTACTTCTCATTGAAGTCGTCAATAAACCAGCGCATAGCTTCATACCTCGATGACAAAAGTGTTTTGCACATCTTTTCTGGAGTCAGTTTATACATTTCTGTTAGTCTTTCAGAATCCTTTCCCAGCATAGTGTAGTACAAGTCACCTCTCGCTTccaacttcttcaatagCTTCACTTCAGTCTTTAACCCAATTGTGGTCAATTCGTAATCCTTAGCAATTGTGTCATCATCAACACCTAAGATTGATAAGAGTAGCATACCCAAAATACCTGTTCTGTCCTTACCGGCGGTACAATGAAATACTAATGCACTTTTAGAGTGACAGCTGCCTGCCAagatatattgaaaaaattttctcatCGAATCCAATGAATTTCTTAAGACTATCATATACGCCTTGGGGAAGCTATAAGATGATACTAAAAGACCTTGATAATGTTCAGCCATGACATCTGGTGACATACTTGCGTTACTGTTGAACGAAATATTCTCCACTAAATTAGGAATATCAATAGAGATTACCCCATTCTCCACAGATTCGGTACTCGATctcaaatcaaaaacacGTTTTATGTTAAGTTTGTAATTGAAATATGCTTCAGCTTCTTTCGTAATGTCGCATGGGTTTGCACAACGATATATGCAACAGGTTTTAACTCTTCTGTTGTGAAACATTGTTGAATAGCCACCCAGATCTCTGAAGTTCGAAATCTTAGAAAAATCATATGGCAAGGGCCAACGTGGACTGATATCAGCTGGATTGATACTTGCACCCAGAATATATTTAgtttttttgtaaaatctATCCAATTGATTTTCCCATGATAAAAAGTCGCTTATTTTATCAACAAGGACATAGCAATAGTTGACCAGTCCCTTGCGGAATGGCAAATTCAGAGGATTGGGATCAGCAGGTAGACCGTAATAGTTATGATCGGCCCCAGGAACAATTTCTAAAGTATGCCTACCGCAGAAAAGGTTTGAGTATTTACCAGCTGCGTCGCTGGGGATAACACTATCCTCACTACCGTAGCATGATAAAACCCAGGTTTTAGAACTTATTTCACTGAATTTCTTAGTATCCAAATTAATTGCACTCAGAGTCTCGGCTTTTGGAATCCAACTTTTAACAGTTGTTCCATGACGAGCTAAATCGCACCAAAACCCGCCTTCTTTCCGCCactcaattgaatttttcaatctcttATGCAACAATCCCTGTCCGTCAAATCTGCCAGAAGAATTGACAAGATTCGCGACGTGCTTTTCAGGATATGCCCTGGCAAACTCAAACATCGCCAATACACCGCGTGAATGTGCAACAATTGTATCCAATGAAAGCTTCATACCGCAAACCCGTTCGCAGAGCACTTTATCGTTAACAAAGTCGTATACTGTAGCAACATCCTCCACATCCTGCTGAATGCTACGACCAACTGTCGCATCTCTGTTGTCCTCAGAGTCCCCCATTCCGCGAAAGTCAATTCTAAGCACGAAGTACCCCAGCTTACTCAGCTTCGCTGCAAGCAGAGGTTGGTAAGTGGCATTTTTGTGCGACTGGTGTCCATGCACCAGCAGCACCAGCCGATGCTGGGGCAGCCCGTAATCGTCTTGGTGCTGCAACCGTTCACTCAAACTGTCATACTGCATAGACTTAGGGTGGCTCAAAATCCCGGCTATCCCCTCTTTCGAATGGTACTTCCCATTCTTCAAGAAGACAAGCTGCTCGTTGGCATCAAGCGATACATGTGATGGCACATTATCAACAATAGTGCAGCTAATATTCTCCTTGGCCTCCACGCCGTCTCCACGAAttcccattttttccagattAATAAACTCTACCGATCAGATCTACAGAGTAGCCTTAACTAGATAGTTGCTATCGCCTTGATTGTGTCACAATTTCAGCTATAATTTACACAATGGCTCATCTTTCTATGTATCTTGATGGAGTTTGCggatttttttgtcaatttGAAGTCAAAATCGAAGCTTTTCCTAAAATGTGCACAAATACCTTCTTTGGGGCATACATGAGGGGAATTACCCCATTAGGCTGTTCGATATTTCTGATTGGTAATTCGAACCCTTTTGGGAGATTCTGTGATTACTTTTGTAAAAGACCTTTCAGCCGGAGTTCGAAACGGCTCATGGtccttttttcatttttttcattttttttttttcattttctcttttttggtTTATTTCAACATGTCAAGAATGATATATGGCTAAGATGGAGATCTATACGAGGAGCTCGAGATGCATGGCAGATGCTTTTCATTTCTCATCTTGTATTCAGTTTGTGAATATACTTGGCTTGCATTTATTGTTTACATGCCTGCGCATTAGTTTGTGGGAGGGGTGGAACGAGGCGTCTCAGTAGCATATTGAAGTCGAAGGGAACCATCTTGAACTGCGTAAGAATTGTTGGGGACGTTCTGCTTcatattgatattttttcagaaaattgGTGAATTCAGTAGAAGCCACCTTCAGtttgttatttcttgtGCATGTGAGATCTTGCTTGAGGTGTGATTTTTCTTAGGCGACATACATAGCTAGATATATAGCTGGAGGAGGTAGACAGCAAATAAATTTATATCGTCAGTATCGGTCAATAGCGTGAGTGATATAACAAAGAAGAGGGCAGTTGTTAAATCGAAGATGCAGGATGAGAATGATCCCAAAAAGCTCAGTGGTGGCCACgaacaaattttgaaacaagtTTGGACATATTTGTTCCATTTCTGGGGAATTCCAGTCAATGGGGAGAGGGCATTCCGCAAAATTGAATCGCATGAAGCTGACACCAGCGTTGAAGAGAAGggcaagaagaagaagtctCTGTTCGATAAAATATCGGGAGGGTACCTTGGTTCTGAGAGTTCGGAAGAGCAGGAGACGCCTGTGGAAACAGAAGAGTCCAAGTACGTTTTAAATTCGGTTCATGATACTCTGAAAGATCTAGAGCCGCAAGCGACCCAGGATGAGTTCTGGGAGATGCTGAGGGTCGAGACGCCAGATACATCGATACTGAAATTTATAAGGGCAAGAAAGTGGAAGGTTGACAAGGCAATGTCGATGATAGCGCATTCGATGCGTTGGAGAGTTGAAGAGAGTAAGGTAGATGATATTATCTGTGGTGGTGAACGTGCTGCTTACGAGAAGGGGGAAACTGGGGTCATTAAAAATCTGGAGTTACAAAAAGCTATTATTTGTGGTTTTGACAAACAGCGAAGACCAATAATCTTAGCAAGACCAAAAGTGCACTACTCCAGTGATCAAACAGAggaagaaattcaaaaatattgtgTATTAGTCATTGAACAGGCgaaattatttttcaaaaaaccGGTTGAGACGTCTACTATTTTGTTCGATTTAACAGGATTCTCGCTTTCTAATATGGACTATACCCCtgtaaaattt contains:
- a CDS encoding uncharacterized protein (similar to Saccharomyces cerevisiae YDL057W; ancestral locus Anc_4.233), which encodes MGIRGDGVEAKENISCTIVDNVPSHVSLDANEQLVFLKNGKYHSKEGIAGILSHPKSMQYDSLSERLQHQDDYGLPQHRLVLLVHGHQSHKNATYQPLLAAKLSKLGYFVLRIDFRGMGDSEDNRDATVGRSIQQDVEDVATVYDFVNDKVLCERVCGMKLSLDTIVAHSRGVLAMFEFARAYPEKHVANLVNSSGRFDGQGLLHKRLKNSIEWRKEGGFWCDLARHGTTVKSWIPKAETLSAINLDTKKFSEISSKTWVLSCYGSEDSVIPSDAAGKYSNLFCGRHTLEIVPGADHNYYGLPADPNPLNLPFRKGLVNYCYVLVDKISDFLSWENQLDRFYKKTKYILGASINPADISPRWPLPYDFSKISNFRDLGGYSTMFHNRRVKTCCIYRCANPCDITKEAEAYFNYKLNIKRVFDLRSSTESVENGVISIDIPNLVENISFNSNASMSPDVMAEHYQGLLVSSYSFPKAYMIVLRNSLDSMRKFFQYILAGSCHSKSALVFHCTAGKDRTGILGMLLLSILGVDDDTIAKDYELTTIGLKTEVKLLKKLEARGDLYYTMLGKDSERLTEMYKLTPEKMCKTLLSSRYEAMRWFIDDFNEKYKSVEHFFLNELHFSLHDIGKLRDILLE
- the CSR1 gene encoding Csr1p (similar to Saccharomyces cerevisiae CSR1 (YLR380W); ancestral locus Anc_4.234), with amino-acid sequence MQDENDPKKLSGGHEQILKQVWTYLFHFWGIPVNGERAFRKIESHEADTSVEEKGKKKKSLFDKISGGYLGSESSEEQETPVETEESKYVLNSVHDTLKDLEPQATQDEFWEMLRVETPDTSILKFIRARKWKVDKAMSMIAHSMRWRVEESKVDDIICGGERAAYEKGETGVIKNLELQKAIICGFDKQRRPIILARPKVHYSSDQTEEEIQKYCVLVIEQAKLFFKKPVETSTILFDLTGFSLSNMDYTPVKFLITCFEAHYPESLGHMFIHKAPWIFPPIWNIIKNWLDPVVASKIMFTKNAKDLNQFIDMDQIPEYLGGSNKHDMDHYVAPDGCQDVKLNDQESMTKIKSERSQLIKEFIDATVKWIESSSEADSEAYLNEKTKIGDKLVQNYSELDPYVRSRSVYDISGMLKV